Proteins encoded within one genomic window of Humulus lupulus chromosome 1, drHumLupu1.1, whole genome shotgun sequence:
- the LOC133815037 gene encoding uncharacterized protein LOC133815037 — protein sequence MDPVHFTQKTYQISSGYKMLNQMQERFHWSKEVWCRFNIPKHSFVLWIAVQDRLKTRERLRRFNISEDSSCILCNGAEETVVHLFFGRSFSQDCLQQLKTWLGWKAHTESLKGLLRWIDRSKRSKFQKKVLAASVASLVYHLWQARNNKLWQSNIVSPKLLVQEAKWQIKTRITCIMPKHVDHVDKTWFDLL from the coding sequence ATGGACCCTGTGCATTTTACACAAAAGACTTATCAAATTTCCTCAGGTTACAAAATGCTTAATCAGATGCAAGAAAGGTTCCATTGGAGTAAAGAAGTCTGGTGCAGGTTTAACATCCCAAAGCATAGCTTTGTGCTTTGGATAGCAGTACAGGATAGACTCAAAACCAGAGAAAGACTTCGAAGGTTCAACATATCAGAAGATTCATCTTGTATCCTCTGCAATGGAGCAGAAGAAACAGTGGTCCATCTGTTTTTCGGCCGCTCATTCTCTCAGGATTGCTTACAACAATTGAAGACTTGGCTGGGTTGGAAAGCTCATACAGAATCGTTAAAGGGACTTCTTAGGTGGATAGACAGGTCCAAGAGAAGCAAGTTTCAGAAGAAAGTCTTGGCTGCATCTGTTGCCTCGCTGGTTTATCACTTATGGCAGGCTCGGAACAACAAGCTCTGGCAATCAAACATTGTATCTCCCAAGTTGTTAGTTCAGGAAGCAAAGTGGCAAATTAAAACTAGGATAACTTGTATTATGCCTAAGCATGTAGATCACGTTGATAAGACATGGTTTGACTTATTATAA